Proteins from one Thermococcus sp. M36 genomic window:
- a CDS encoding glycine zipper family protein: protein MAVLLGLLMVGLTVGSAAAMSSSAQDPHAKVVVMKELPTRLLVNTPTRQVFIFGDILIDYKTNGNEATILIKNTTTDKMVDVVYMTSTKIDNSYLLTVRDSSGANYSIRTPINIIAPGLRTKQLISKPLINKEPSTTIAYNTQQHYWWDGVYFVKGYMIRYPHPDYEYYGIEPWDTVSIKGNKLTHLHFSNAKSAFILQVGPTALGAAIGAYFANVPGAIVGAIVGLAGGIAFGHYLLDEYGCLWIWFAWKWEYHWRWVPPGYVYEPVLKYLRIASYTLKNDYHLPNP from the coding sequence TTGGCAGTCCTGTTGGGACTGCTGATGGTCGGGTTAACTGTAGGAAGCGCGGCAGCGATGTCAAGTTCCGCCCAAGATCCTCACGCAAAGGTAGTAGTTATGAAAGAGCTCCCAACTAGACTCTTAGTGAATACCCCTACAAGACAGGTCTTTATTTTTGGAGACATACTGATTGACTACAAAACCAATGGCAATGAAGCAACGATACTAATCAAGAACACAACTACAGATAAGATGGTAGACGTTGTTTATATGACCTCCACCAAGATTGATAACTCATACCTATTGACAGTCAGAGATTCCTCAGGAGCCAATTACTCCATAAGGACTCCCATAAATATAATAGCCCCCGGATTGAGAACAAAACAGTTGATATCAAAGCCATTAATAAATAAAGAGCCTTCCACTACCATAGCTTATAATACACAGCAACACTACTGGTGGGATGGAGTATACTTTGTCAAAGGCTACATGATACGGTACCCACATCCAGATTACGAGTACTATGGGATAGAACCATGGGACACTGTTTCAATCAAAGGCAATAAGCTTACACACCTGCACTTCTCCAATGCAAAATCAGCGTTCATCCTTCAGGTTGGGCCTACTGCATTAGGAGCCGCCATAGGTGCTTACTTCGCCAATGTGCCGGGAGCTATTGTTGGAGCTATAGTAGGCTTGGCAGGGGGGATAGCATTCGGACACTACCTTTTAGATGAATATGGTTGCTTATGGATATGGTTCGCTTGGAAATGGGAATATCACTGGCGCTGGGTACCCCCAGGATATGTGTACGAACCCGTTCTAAAATACCTCAGAATAGCCAGCTACACACTTAAAAATGACTACCATTTACCGAATCCTTGA
- a CDS encoding MoaD/ThiS family protein — translation MKVRLILYGEHALRHGSKLELEVGESRTVGELLRELGISTSEHHILVNEIKVDESYVLKDGDVLKVLPVVYGG, via the coding sequence ATGAAGGTGAGGCTGATCCTCTACGGCGAGCACGCCTTAAGGCACGGCTCTAAACTTGAGCTCGAAGTCGGGGAGAGCAGAACCGTTGGGGAACTGCTCAGGGAGCTCGGGATAAGCACGAGTGAGCACCACATACTCGTGAATGAGATAAAGGTCGATGAAAGCTACGTCCTAAAAGACGGCGACGTCCTTAAAGTCCTCCCCGTGGTCTATGGAGGCTGA
- a CDS encoding glycoside hydrolase: MLMKYAHHFHAYQPGDIVYVLDGDGSRPIEYEERKSPVAVKIRGEEVKGENWTQAMLYSYEHIADTLSRMKGISIDIEPFTFLMLLRYHKSAFEDAVGLLQRFDAVPTTPFHPIVPHLDEFEQRVLARVSFDFYRPFIGKKSVVGYWFPEAVITRSSASRVESSTDKKLVFLLDERQLLYDFPQAKHSCNRYGKSFVFGREWHISDAFAFNTLDVPGLVSATLSYRDDYKENLGVPYLVFTASDLESLLGNPEQLDRFTAWMDGLEANGVKRVSAMEFVARKLSGEFKRLDGECSFEIGVKDYSAWSDYFDLSTDGKTSDSRWLGYRRADGKVFAREVNGRKISQLWKVAFTRLFEELNRTVRFGVLRGLEDLGVGPSNAEEFLVRYARLFFRDYYDYFDMETSLDYVLEPANGDREALKLGRAYYLMLLSNHSCPRFWENLDTRVAFGNVSVMSKALIELMEYFDGNELQGLFTEAYLRLLNFDKLYCLWNLGVMPSIEGWEASEKAWKDALSPEVPNSAYNVVTRAALYVGKRDLKGELRSLIEPYNLDWAVADTGHIPGEVHGHWENREWCEHRG, encoded by the coding sequence ATGCTGATGAAGTACGCCCACCACTTCCACGCCTACCAGCCCGGCGATATCGTTTACGTTCTCGATGGTGACGGTTCCAGGCCGATAGAGTACGAGGAAAGGAAGAGCCCCGTTGCAGTTAAAATTCGCGGTGAAGAAGTTAAGGGTGAGAACTGGACACAGGCGATGCTCTACTCCTACGAGCATATCGCCGACACTCTCTCGCGCATGAAGGGAATAAGCATAGATATCGAGCCCTTCACCTTCCTCATGCTCCTCCGCTACCACAAAAGCGCTTTTGAGGACGCTGTTGGGCTTCTCCAGAGGTTCGACGCCGTCCCAACAACGCCTTTCCACCCCATAGTACCCCATCTTGATGAATTCGAGCAGAGGGTTCTGGCCAGGGTTTCCTTTGACTTCTACCGACCTTTCATCGGGAAAAAGTCCGTTGTCGGCTACTGGTTCCCAGAGGCGGTGATAACCCGGAGTAGCGCCTCAAGGGTCGAGTCCTCAACGGACAAAAAGCTGGTCTTCCTCCTCGACGAGAGGCAGCTCCTCTATGACTTCCCCCAGGCGAAGCACTCCTGCAACCGCTACGGCAAATCTTTCGTCTTCGGCAGGGAGTGGCACATAAGCGACGCCTTCGCCTTCAACACGCTCGACGTTCCGGGTTTGGTCTCGGCGACCCTTTCCTACCGCGACGACTACAAGGAGAACCTCGGCGTCCCCTACCTGGTCTTCACGGCCAGTGACCTTGAGAGCCTCCTCGGGAATCCAGAACAGCTCGACCGCTTCACCGCCTGGATGGATGGGCTTGAGGCGAACGGCGTTAAGCGCGTCTCCGCGATGGAGTTCGTGGCCAGAAAGCTCTCCGGCGAGTTCAAGCGCCTCGACGGCGAGTGCTCCTTTGAGATTGGGGTTAAAGACTACTCCGCCTGGAGCGACTACTTTGACCTGAGCACCGACGGCAAGACGAGCGACTCCAGATGGCTCGGTTACCGCAGGGCCGACGGAAAAGTCTTCGCGAGGGAAGTAAACGGCAGGAAGATTTCCCAGCTCTGGAAGGTGGCGTTCACGAGGCTCTTTGAGGAGCTGAACAGGACGGTGAGGTTCGGCGTTCTGAGGGGGCTTGAAGACCTCGGCGTGGGGCCCTCAAATGCTGAGGAGTTCCTCGTCCGCTACGCGAGGCTCTTTTTCAGGGACTACTACGACTACTTTGACATGGAAACGTCTCTGGATTACGTGCTTGAGCCGGCAAACGGTGATAGAGAAGCCCTTAAGCTCGGAAGGGCCTACTACCTCATGCTGCTCTCCAACCACTCCTGCCCGCGCTTCTGGGAGAACCTCGACACGCGCGTCGCCTTCGGCAACGTCTCGGTAATGTCAAAGGCCCTTATCGAGCTAATGGAGTACTTCGATGGGAACGAGCTCCAGGGTCTCTTCACCGAGGCCTACCTGAGGCTCCTCAACTTCGATAAGCTGTACTGCCTCTGGAACCTCGGCGTGATGCCGTCCATTGAGGGATGGGAGGCAAGTGAAAAGGCCTGGAAAGATGCACTCAGTCCGGAGGTACCCAACAGTGCTTACAACGTCGTCACGAGGGCGGCCCTATACGTTGGAAAGAGAGACCTGAAGGGCGAACTCAGGAGTCTAATCGAACCCTACAACCTCGACTGGGCCGTAGCGGACACGGGCCACATACCGGGAGAGGTTCACGGGCACTGGGAGAACCGAGAGTGGTGCGAGCATAGGGGGTGA
- a CDS encoding DMT family transporter, producing MNRSEAILLGITAIWGFTFPAMKVSLDYLPPILFLAYRFGIASLLMLLIFRSKALRMETFKEGFILGLTLFFGHGFQIVGLKYTTASNSAFITSLYVVFTPFIAYFLLGDRLNLRDGASLGIALAGLYLISGASLNFNYGDLLTVLCALSFAFQIVLVQRFGEKDYLSLAFWQITWNFVFSLAFALLFEPFVVPTDPLPWTGVLYTSIFATVIAFTLQVKHQRNTKAHKAALIYSSEPIFGHIAAFLTLGEVLSPKGYLGALLIMAGIWNEVRSRE from the coding sequence ATGAACCGTTCCGAGGCAATACTCCTTGGGATTACTGCCATATGGGGCTTTACATTCCCGGCCATGAAGGTTAGCCTCGACTATTTGCCCCCGATACTCTTTTTGGCTTACCGTTTCGGCATAGCGTCCCTCCTGATGCTCCTCATATTCCGTTCGAAGGCACTAAGAATGGAGACATTCAAGGAGGGCTTCATCCTCGGGCTGACACTCTTCTTCGGCCACGGCTTCCAGATAGTCGGGCTGAAGTACACGACCGCCTCCAACTCGGCCTTCATAACGTCCCTCTACGTAGTCTTCACGCCCTTCATAGCGTACTTCCTGCTCGGGGACAGGCTGAATCTCAGGGATGGGGCTTCCCTTGGGATAGCGCTCGCCGGCCTGTACCTGATCTCAGGAGCCAGCCTAAACTTCAACTATGGTGACCTGCTGACGGTGCTCTGCGCCCTCAGCTTTGCCTTTCAGATAGTCCTCGTTCAGCGCTTTGGCGAGAAGGATTACCTCAGTCTAGCCTTCTGGCAGATAACCTGGAACTTTGTCTTTTCGCTGGCCTTCGCCCTCCTGTTTGAGCCCTTCGTCGTTCCCACAGACCCGCTGCCCTGGACGGGGGTGCTGTACACGTCAATCTTCGCCACTGTGATAGCCTTTACCCTCCAGGTGAAACACCAGAGGAACACGAAGGCCCACAAGGCGGCGCTGATATACTCTTCCGAGCCGATATTCGGCCACATAGCGGCTTTCCTGACCTTGGGAGAGGTTCTTAGCCCGAAGGGCTACCTTGGAGCGCTCCTAATAATGGCGGGCATCTGGAACGAGGTCCGGAGCAGGGAGTAA
- the thpR gene encoding RNA 2',3'-cyclic phosphodiesterase, producing MRAFIAIDVSDEVRDNLMKAQERIGSKSAKIKFVERENFHVTLKFLGEIDEALAEEVKKALAEIAKRHRKHRVKVKGIGVFPNPNYVRVIWAGIENDEGIKAIASDVEREMRRLGFKKEKDFVAHVTIGRVKFVRDKLELAMALKDLANEDFGEFDVEAIELKKSTLTPKGPIYETVARFELAE from the coding sequence GTGAGGGCGTTCATAGCGATAGATGTCAGCGATGAAGTTAGGGACAACCTGATGAAAGCCCAGGAAAGGATAGGGAGCAAGTCGGCAAAGATAAAGTTCGTCGAAAGGGAGAACTTCCACGTCACGCTGAAGTTCCTTGGGGAGATTGACGAAGCTTTAGCGGAGGAGGTAAAGAAGGCCCTCGCCGAGATAGCGAAGAGGCACAGGAAGCATAGGGTTAAGGTGAAGGGGATAGGCGTCTTCCCGAACCCGAATTACGTCCGCGTCATCTGGGCAGGCATCGAGAACGATGAGGGGATTAAGGCTATAGCGAGCGACGTCGAGCGCGAGATGAGGAGGCTCGGCTTCAAGAAGGAGAAGGACTTCGTCGCACACGTAACCATCGGCAGGGTGAAGTTCGTTAGGGACAAGCTGGAGCTGGCGATGGCTCTGAAAGACCTCGCCAACGAGGACTTCGGCGAGTTTGATGTTGAGGCAATAGAGCTGAAGAAGAGCACGCTGACTCCAAAGGGACCGATTTACGAGACCGTTGCGAGGTTCGAGCTCGCGGAGTGA
- the cca gene encoding CCA tRNA nucleotidyltransferase — translation MDVEEVIGEVLAKIRPSEEERAFVERLMVELREIAKGTIESLGLDVTPYFVGSLAKDTYLAGDHDVDLFLAFPPDIPLKELREKGLELGKAIAEKLDSYEIAYAEHPYVRARYKGVKVDLVPCYDVESWRDVKTAVDRSILHTEWVLENLRGRNDEVRLLKRFLKGIGAYGSEIYVRGFSGYLAEILVIKYGSFTGVLENADFMLRQKIIDPGNWLKREYKIAMKTIKREAEEDRPIIVIDPVDPRRNVAANLGWEKYGRFYFKASQFMEKPSAGFFFPGRPKAGSYLAELRRKGTHLVTLLFEKPELVDDLLLPQLERSARGFEKALEREGFRVLGWDIGYSGKKAVIMLEVDRIERERVRIKPGPEFFTEMGRDFYRKNERVWLIGKRLYAEKRVSEHVVDVLWEMLGKNQVSLGKGIREGIKRASVLVDYVPKELKEEAYLFLSREKWGLRDQKEDFKA, via the coding sequence ATGGACGTCGAGGAAGTCATTGGGGAGGTTCTGGCCAAAATCCGGCCAAGCGAAGAGGAGAGGGCCTTCGTCGAGAGACTGATGGTCGAGCTGAGGGAGATAGCGAAAGGAACAATAGAAAGCCTCGGCCTCGACGTTACTCCCTACTTCGTCGGCTCGCTCGCGAAGGACACCTACTTGGCTGGAGACCACGACGTTGACCTTTTCTTGGCTTTCCCTCCAGACATCCCCCTCAAAGAGCTCCGGGAAAAAGGCCTAGAATTGGGGAAGGCCATAGCGGAGAAGCTTGACTCCTATGAAATAGCTTATGCGGAACATCCGTACGTGAGGGCGCGCTATAAGGGGGTTAAGGTTGACCTAGTTCCGTGCTACGACGTGGAAAGCTGGAGGGACGTGAAGACTGCCGTAGACCGCTCGATACTCCATACGGAGTGGGTTCTCGAAAACCTCAGGGGGAGAAACGATGAGGTCAGACTCCTCAAGAGGTTTCTCAAGGGCATCGGCGCCTACGGTAGCGAGATCTACGTGCGCGGATTCTCAGGTTATCTGGCGGAGATTTTGGTCATCAAATACGGGTCGTTCACGGGCGTCCTTGAAAATGCCGACTTCATGCTGAGGCAGAAGATAATCGACCCCGGAAACTGGCTAAAACGCGAGTACAAGATCGCCATGAAGACCATAAAGCGGGAAGCGGAAGAAGACCGCCCCATCATAGTCATAGACCCCGTTGACCCGAGGCGGAACGTTGCCGCCAATCTGGGCTGGGAGAAGTACGGGAGGTTTTACTTCAAGGCAAGCCAGTTCATGGAGAAACCTTCCGCCGGATTTTTCTTCCCGGGGAGACCGAAAGCGGGCAGCTACCTCGCCGAGCTCAGGAGGAAGGGAACCCACCTCGTAACCCTGTTGTTTGAGAAACCAGAACTAGTTGACGACCTCCTCCTTCCCCAGCTGGAGAGGAGCGCGAGGGGATTCGAGAAGGCACTCGAGAGGGAAGGCTTCAGAGTCCTCGGCTGGGATATTGGGTACTCCGGAAAAAAGGCAGTCATTATGCTCGAAGTTGACAGGATCGAGCGCGAGAGGGTACGGATAAAGCCCGGCCCGGAGTTCTTCACCGAGATGGGTCGAGACTTCTACAGGAAGAACGAGAGGGTCTGGCTGATAGGCAAGAGGCTCTACGCTGAGAAGAGGGTGAGCGAGCACGTCGTGGATGTTCTCTGGGAGATGCTCGGAAAGAACCAGGTCTCCCTCGGCAAGGGCATAAGGGAGGGGATAAAACGGGCTAGCGTCCTAGTAGACTATGTCCCCAAGGAGCTGAAGGAGGAGGCTTACCTCTTCCTGAGCAGAGAGAAGTGGGGCCTGAGAGACCAAAAGGAGGATTTTAAGGCCTGA
- a CDS encoding aldehyde ferredoxin oxidoreductase family protein gives MYGYAGKLIDVDLSTGNVKTVELDEDMLRFYGGRGLGTYLLWRELGERWEKVDPLGEENLLLILTGPLTGYYPGIKTAVVAKSPESNGIVGSVLSSEVGIELKASGYDGIIIRGRAKEPVYLFINDDEIEIRDASKYWGMGGLELHKTLLKEVHDELRKKAKLRGVPKEPAMMYIGRGGENRIRFAAIMSKLMHAAGYGGFGAVMGSKNLKAVLVKGNKALPKVHDPEKFKSMLREFQRELLTLTTFRQWGTGAGGYSVGKDRSSQPVRNWQEEYHDDERISVVNFELKAWVKKYWADYGCPVNCMKISYLRYGEYKGAITDAPDYELMAYMGTNLGIFEPEKVVYLSYLVDEFGLDGINAGNVLGFVAELYQRGILTEEDIGFKLEWGDEKAFARLLELIIERKGIGEVLAEGTYRAALRISEMKGVDALKYAVHVKGIGVGAHGIRSDLDYTKDISYAVSVQGGDHTATAGLPARSYEGELVNAFYDSAVICMFTTRPGFERIIEFGNTVTGFDLTPEKWFNEIGLRIIHLQRILLLLGGPDVYWKPEDDDNPPRFYEPLPSGPVKGKAPSREEIRAKVRQYYEEVGYDEHGIPREEVLEELGLGEAKREVRRIRKRLGL, from the coding sequence ATGTACGGCTACGCTGGCAAACTCATAGACGTTGACCTGAGCACTGGAAACGTGAAAACCGTCGAGCTGGACGAGGATATGCTCCGCTTCTACGGCGGCAGAGGGCTCGGCACATACCTCCTGTGGAGGGAGCTTGGGGAGAGGTGGGAAAAGGTAGACCCCCTCGGCGAAGAGAACCTCCTCCTAATACTCACCGGCCCGCTGACGGGCTACTACCCGGGCATAAAAACGGCGGTCGTCGCCAAATCACCGGAGAGCAACGGGATCGTTGGCAGTGTCCTGAGCAGCGAGGTGGGGATAGAGCTCAAAGCGAGCGGCTACGACGGGATAATAATCCGCGGGAGGGCGAAGGAGCCTGTTTACCTCTTCATAAACGACGACGAGATAGAGATACGCGACGCCTCAAAGTACTGGGGAATGGGCGGCCTCGAGCTCCACAAGACCCTCCTCAAGGAAGTCCACGACGAGCTCAGGAAGAAGGCCAAGCTGAGGGGCGTTCCCAAGGAACCTGCCATGATGTACATCGGAAGGGGCGGCGAGAACAGGATTCGCTTTGCTGCTATAATGAGCAAGCTCATGCACGCTGCCGGCTACGGCGGCTTTGGTGCCGTCATGGGGAGCAAGAACCTCAAGGCGGTTCTGGTTAAGGGCAATAAAGCTCTGCCAAAAGTCCACGACCCGGAGAAGTTTAAGTCCATGCTCCGTGAGTTCCAGAGGGAGCTTCTGACGCTCACCACCTTCCGCCAGTGGGGGACTGGTGCCGGCGGCTACAGCGTAGGGAAAGACCGCTCAAGCCAGCCGGTCAGGAACTGGCAGGAGGAGTACCACGACGACGAGAGGATAAGCGTGGTGAACTTCGAGCTGAAGGCCTGGGTCAAGAAGTACTGGGCCGACTACGGCTGCCCGGTCAACTGCATGAAGATCTCCTACCTCCGCTACGGCGAGTACAAGGGGGCCATAACGGATGCTCCTGACTACGAGCTTATGGCCTACATGGGCACGAACCTGGGCATCTTCGAGCCTGAGAAGGTCGTTTACCTCTCCTACCTGGTTGACGAGTTCGGCCTCGACGGTATCAACGCGGGAAACGTCCTCGGCTTTGTGGCGGAGCTCTACCAGCGTGGGATCCTCACGGAGGAAGACATCGGCTTTAAGCTCGAATGGGGCGATGAGAAGGCCTTCGCGAGGTTACTTGAGCTGATAATCGAGAGAAAGGGTATTGGGGAGGTTCTTGCGGAGGGAACCTACAGGGCCGCTCTCAGGATTTCCGAAATGAAAGGTGTAGATGCCCTCAAGTACGCCGTCCACGTCAAGGGCATCGGCGTCGGTGCCCATGGAATAAGGAGCGACCTCGACTACACGAAGGATATAAGCTACGCTGTCTCAGTTCAGGGCGGCGACCACACGGCAACGGCAGGCCTGCCGGCGAGGAGCTACGAGGGTGAGCTGGTGAATGCCTTCTACGACTCTGCGGTGATATGCATGTTCACGACGAGGCCAGGCTTTGAGAGAATCATAGAGTTCGGAAACACGGTTACGGGCTTTGATTTGACCCCTGAGAAGTGGTTCAACGAGATCGGCCTGAGGATAATCCACCTCCAGAGGATACTCCTTCTCCTCGGCGGGCCGGATGTTTACTGGAAGCCCGAGGACGACGACAACCCTCCGAGGTTCTACGAGCCTCTGCCGAGCGGCCCGGTCAAGGGCAAAGCGCCGAGCAGGGAGGAGATAAGGGCGAAGGTGAGGCAGTACTACGAGGAGGTTGGCTACGACGAGCATGGAATCCCGAGGGAAGAAGTCCTGGAAGAGCTCGGCCTTGGGGAAGCAAAGCGCGAAGTCAGGCGCATAAGGAAGCGCCTCGGCCTTTGA
- a CDS encoding phosphoribosyltransferase, translated as MDKVYLTWWQVDRAIFALADRLREYKPDVIVGIARGGLIPAVRLSHILGDLEVKVIDVKFYKDIEERLEKPLITIPLHGSLEGKKVVIVDDVSDTGKTLEVVIEEVKKAGASEVKVACLSTKPWTKVVPDFYVFRTDKWIVFPWEEFPVVVRE; from the coding sequence ATGGACAAGGTTTACCTCACATGGTGGCAGGTGGACAGGGCGATATTCGCGCTCGCCGACAGGCTCAGGGAGTATAAACCCGATGTCATAGTCGGCATAGCGAGAGGCGGGCTTATTCCGGCCGTGAGGCTCAGCCACATCCTCGGCGACTTAGAGGTCAAGGTCATCGACGTCAAGTTCTACAAGGACATCGAGGAGAGGCTGGAGAAGCCGCTCATAACCATTCCCCTCCACGGCTCGCTAGAGGGCAAGAAGGTCGTTATCGTCGACGACGTCAGCGATACCGGGAAGACCCTCGAAGTCGTCATCGAAGAGGTCAAGAAGGCCGGGGCCAGCGAGGTCAAGGTCGCCTGCCTCAGCACGAAGCCCTGGACCAAGGTCGTTCCCGACTTCTACGTCTTCAGGACAGACAAGTGGATAGTCTTCCCCTGGGAGGAGTTCCCTGTTGTTGTGAGGGAGTGA
- a CDS encoding 4Fe-4S dicluster domain-containing protein, translated as MGDDAERIWILITPDKCSGCRLCEVACSLEHEGIIWPEASRIRIYELLPGVNVPHTCVQCPDYPCVSACNFDALSVDEVTGAVLVNEDNCTECGACYLACPGNVPRIPAGKGSVVICDLCGGKPKCVEVCHEAGHDALTLVKGNYRSVYRTFAKDPVEKSVELARKLYGEEFVG; from the coding sequence ATGGGAGACGATGCCGAGAGGATATGGATTCTGATAACTCCTGACAAGTGCAGCGGCTGCAGGCTGTGCGAAGTTGCCTGTTCGCTGGAGCACGAGGGCATAATCTGGCCGGAAGCATCGCGCATAAGGATATACGAGCTCCTTCCGGGAGTCAACGTCCCGCACACCTGCGTCCAGTGCCCGGATTATCCCTGTGTCAGCGCGTGCAACTTTGATGCCCTGAGCGTGGACGAGGTAACGGGTGCCGTTCTCGTCAACGAAGACAACTGCACCGAGTGCGGCGCGTGCTACCTTGCCTGTCCCGGAAACGTCCCGAGGATCCCTGCCGGCAAGGGAAGCGTCGTAATCTGTGACCTCTGCGGTGGGAAGCCGAAGTGCGTCGAGGTCTGCCACGAGGCCGGGCACGATGCACTGACCCTCGTTAAGGGCAACTACCGCTCCGTCTACAGAACCTTCGCGAAGGATCCGGTTGAGAAAAGCGTCGAACTGGCGAGAAAGCTCTACGGTGAGGAGTTTGTGGGGTGA